A DNA window from Parabacteroides johnsonii DSM 18315 contains the following coding sequences:
- a CDS encoding RagB/SusD family nutrient uptake outer membrane protein: MKKTKFGKYIGLAALCMCLNGCTDFIDNAPDDIITIDMIFDDKTRTEDWLAGVYQGIRDPYWDYTRYDAFEILANDITPSQGWLPYWGSDCGLGFRVGQWEPNSGWSGSYWTMSKYIRQAYIFMDNVKALPKQNVTESDVETMKNECRFMIAYYYWMMTLAYGAVPYYDDDMTSDSPDLMRGQKSFEWMVDWLDNQFLELSKVLPDSWSTLYGGRATKLAALALRARVLLFAASPLVNGNEWYLGFKNSDGENRFSQTYDAGKWKKAADACKLLITEAEKQGKGLYITNDKESGKVDPFMSCYGATMRTEGEGNNEILWFRPKGTYGDWEQHGTPRGCGGNGGLGVTQSLVDAFFMEDGTEPILGYNADGSPQINPNAPLYSEKGFSTEPEYRETDYYLMDGYNDNNYPDVTPERDGKRLIVQPNTFNMYCHREPRFYLTVVWNGQWFKWENRNTNFLYGGPDGGPTHDAPQNGYLNRSRVSLDYIPRDNNHPYRPAIIFRMAEAYLSYAEALNECSERMSYEQEILNNLNKIRHRAGIAEYGTGTDENGFTRIKINFADQKEVRRLIHKERRVEFVGEGIRYHDLRRWKTAHYGIGNMNEQGENPDWGVNGPDHGMNYYGTEYTDQGDNAFFKRTKYMDRVYPRKFYWYPIHQSEIDKDPTLVQGPFWLGE; the protein is encoded by the coding sequence ATGAAAAAAACAAAATTTGGCAAGTATATTGGTTTGGCAGCATTATGTATGTGTTTAAACGGATGCACGGATTTTATAGACAATGCACCGGACGACATTATTACAATAGACATGATATTCGATGACAAAACCCGGACAGAAGACTGGCTTGCCGGTGTTTATCAAGGTATTAGGGATCCATATTGGGATTACACACGTTATGATGCATTCGAAATCCTGGCAAATGATATCACTCCTTCACAGGGTTGGTTGCCCTATTGGGGAAGTGACTGCGGATTAGGGTTTCGCGTAGGACAGTGGGAACCTAATTCCGGTTGGAGCGGATCCTATTGGACAATGTCCAAATATATTCGACAGGCCTATATTTTCATGGATAACGTAAAGGCTTTACCCAAACAAAACGTGACGGAAAGTGACGTGGAAACGATGAAAAACGAATGTCGTTTCATGATCGCGTATTACTATTGGATGATGACTTTGGCTTATGGAGCTGTTCCTTATTACGATGATGACATGACTTCGGATTCTCCGGATCTAATGCGTGGACAGAAGAGTTTTGAATGGATGGTCGACTGGCTGGATAATCAATTCTTGGAATTGTCGAAAGTCCTCCCGGACAGTTGGAGTACTTTATATGGCGGCCGCGCAACTAAATTAGCAGCATTGGCACTTCGTGCCCGCGTATTGTTATTTGCAGCAAGTCCGTTGGTAAATGGGAATGAATGGTATCTCGGTTTTAAAAACTCTGACGGAGAAAACCGTTTCAGCCAAACTTATGATGCAGGCAAATGGAAAAAAGCGGCTGATGCGTGCAAACTATTGATCACCGAAGCCGAAAAACAAGGAAAAGGGTTGTATATCACAAATGACAAAGAAAGTGGCAAAGTGGATCCTTTCATGTCTTGTTACGGAGCTACAATGCGGACAGAAGGTGAAGGAAACAATGAAATTCTTTGGTTCCGTCCAAAAGGGACCTATGGAGATTGGGAGCAGCACGGAACCCCACGTGGTTGTGGTGGCAATGGCGGTTTAGGAGTCACCCAATCGCTAGTAGATGCTTTCTTCATGGAAGACGGTACGGAACCTATACTGGGATATAATGCAGACGGCAGTCCGCAGATCAATCCGAATGCGCCATTATATAGTGAAAAAGGATTTTCTACAGAGCCTGAATATAGAGAGACCGATTATTATTTAATGGATGGTTACAATGATAATAATTATCCGGATGTGACACCGGAACGTGACGGAAAGCGCCTGATTGTACAGCCCAATACATTTAACATGTATTGTCATCGTGAACCTCGCTTCTATCTGACTGTCGTATGGAACGGGCAATGGTTCAAATGGGAAAATCGTAATACGAATTTTTTGTATGGAGGACCGGATGGAGGACCGACACACGATGCTCCGCAAAACGGTTACCTAAACCGCAGTCGAGTGTCATTGGATTACATTCCTCGTGATAACAACCACCCTTATCGTCCTGCTATCATTTTCCGTATGGCTGAGGCTTACCTCAGTTATGCAGAAGCCCTAAACGAATGTTCGGAACGCATGAGTTATGAACAAGAAATACTCAACAACTTAAATAAGATCCGGCATCGGGCAGGTATTGCCGAATATGGAACCGGTACGGATGAGAATGGTTTTACCCGCATTAAAATCAATTTCGCCGACCAAAAAGAAGTGCGACGTTTAATACACAAAGAACGACGAGTGGAATTTGTGGGTGAAGGTATCCGTTATCATGATTTACGTCGCTGGAAAACGGCTCATTATGGTATCGGTAACATGAATGAGCAGGGTGAAAACCCGGATTGGGGCGTTAATGGTCCAGATCATGGGATGAACTATTATGGAACCGAGTATACAGATCAAGGAGATAACGCATTCTTTAAACGCACAAAGTACATGGATCGCGTTTACCCTCGTAAATTCTATTGGTATCCAATACATCAATCAGAAATAGACAAGGATCCCACATTGGTTCAAGGTCCATTCTGGCTTGGAGAGTAA
- a CDS encoding co-chaperone GroES — protein MQLAIDQKDIDKFLMVGDKVLIKPKNPQSQTKSGLYLPPTVQQEKIQSGYIIKVGPGFPLPSQSEEHEVWEKKKEGEVHYLPLQAHEGDLAVFLQNAAYEINFNEEKFLIVPHSAILMLVRDEGLFE, from the coding sequence ATGCAATTAGCAATAGATCAGAAAGACATAGATAAGTTCCTGATGGTGGGTGACAAGGTGCTTATCAAGCCGAAGAACCCGCAGAGTCAGACAAAATCCGGATTGTACCTGCCGCCTACCGTCCAGCAGGAGAAGATCCAGAGCGGCTATATCATCAAGGTTGGTCCCGGCTTCCCGCTTCCTTCCCAGAGCGAGGAACATGAAGTATGGGAAAAGAAGAAAGAGGGAGAGGTGCATTACCTCCCTTTACAGGCACATGAAGGCGATTTGGCTGTCTTTCTGCAGAATGCGGCCTACGAGATTAATTTTAATGAAGAGAAGTTCCTGATTGTTCCCCATTCGGCTATTTTGATGTTGGTTCGTGACGAAGGTTTGTTCGAATAA
- a CDS encoding iron ABC transporter permease, translating into MKKQAFIFYPLLLVLLFMLFAGGLVYGAVSIPVESVVNILLGEGTERLAWQNIVLQSRFPQAVTALLAGASLAVSGLLLQTLFRNPLAGPSILGISDGANLGVAAIMLYFGGSLSMVTDLPISGYLAVIMAAFSGAACILGLIIYFSAKVKNNVMLLIIGIMIGYLASSLISVLNYYASTDKVHAFVMWGLGNFSGVSLQQLPYFACFTCIGLLLAILLIKPLNALLLGEMYAANLGIKIKRTRILILLCTGLLTATTTAFCGPISFIGLAVPHVARLMLGSSNHKMLVPVTLLTGSCIALLCNLLMVLPGTHSILPLNAVTPMLGAPVIIYVIVNRKNIQYFD; encoded by the coding sequence ATGAAAAAGCAAGCCTTTATTTTTTATCCGCTTTTGTTGGTTCTCCTGTTCATGCTGTTTGCCGGCGGGTTGGTCTATGGTGCTGTCTCGATACCGGTCGAAAGTGTGGTAAATATATTGCTGGGAGAAGGAACGGAGCGGCTTGCCTGGCAGAATATTGTGTTGCAGAGCCGTTTTCCCCAGGCTGTGACGGCATTGCTGGCGGGCGCTTCGCTGGCTGTCAGCGGATTGTTGCTACAGACATTGTTCCGAAACCCGCTTGCCGGTCCTTCTATCTTGGGGATCAGTGACGGGGCCAATCTGGGAGTCGCTGCGATCATGCTCTATTTCGGCGGTTCGCTGAGCATGGTGACCGATTTGCCTATCAGCGGCTATCTGGCGGTAATCATGGCTGCGTTTAGTGGCGCGGCCTGTATTTTAGGATTGATCATTTATTTTTCGGCGAAGGTGAAGAATAACGTCATGTTGCTGATTATCGGTATTATGATCGGTTATCTCGCCTCCTCATTGATTTCAGTTCTGAATTATTATGCTTCGACTGACAAGGTACATGCGTTTGTCATGTGGGGATTGGGAAATTTCTCCGGGGTCTCCTTGCAACAGTTGCCCTATTTCGCATGTTTTACATGTATAGGATTGTTGTTGGCGATTCTGTTGATCAAGCCATTGAATGCACTGCTACTGGGAGAAATGTATGCCGCCAATTTAGGAATCAAGATCAAGCGGACGCGCATTCTGATCCTGCTGTGTACGGGGTTGTTGACTGCGACTACGACAGCTTTTTGCGGTCCTATTTCCTTTATCGGGTTGGCTGTTCCGCATGTCGCACGTTTGATGTTGGGATCATCCAACCACAAGATGCTGGTTCCCGTTACGTTGCTGACCGGTTCTTGCATCGCGTTGCTTTGTAATCTGCTGATGGTACTGCCGGGCACTCATAGTATTTTGCCGCTGAATGCCGTGACTCCGATGCTTGGTGCGCCTGTGATTATTTATGTAATTGTGAACCGGAAGAACATTCAATATTTTGACTGA
- a CDS encoding MFS transporter, whose product MSVFGKFPRTFWVANVIELFERWAWYGFFMLFANYLTGSSDAGGLEFTQEQKGWLMGVGTGILYFLPVLTGAIADRYGYRKVLFLAFLIYVSAFLLLPQFSTFTGVFLMYLYLAVGAALFKPVISATIAKTTTDATASIGFGIFYMMVNIGAFFGPLVTLLFKDTSSLIFYVSAGIISLNFILLLFYKEPGRIENTKSTERLFETFAGIFRNMGSILKDVKFIVFLLIVAGFWTMYNQLFFTLPVFISQWVDTSVLYDFFQAHFPFISHNYSPASGVMDPEFVTNIDALYIILFQVMVSSVVMKMKPLRSMMSGFLVCAVGMSLTLAFQNVLFTMIAILVFSLGEMAGSPKITEYIGRIAPVDKKALYMGYSFIPVFLGNVLAGIISGSVYQQMSDKVMIVRKYVEEKGLSIPEGLSNNAYFDEAARQSGMSPHELTDFLWNTYHPSQIWMVLMVVGVGAAFALFVYDRVTSRSES is encoded by the coding sequence ATGAGTGTTTTTGGAAAATTTCCCCGTACGTTTTGGGTGGCCAATGTAATAGAACTGTTCGAACGATGGGCTTGGTATGGATTCTTTATGTTGTTTGCGAACTACCTTACCGGCTCGTCTGATGCCGGAGGTTTGGAGTTTACTCAAGAGCAGAAAGGCTGGTTGATGGGAGTTGGGACAGGGATTCTCTACTTTCTTCCGGTCTTGACCGGTGCGATCGCCGACCGGTACGGATACCGGAAAGTGCTGTTCCTCGCTTTTCTGATCTATGTATCGGCTTTCCTGTTATTACCTCAGTTTTCTACTTTTACGGGCGTTTTCCTTATGTATTTGTATCTGGCGGTGGGAGCTGCGTTGTTCAAGCCGGTCATATCGGCGACGATTGCTAAAACGACCACAGATGCGACAGCCTCCATCGGTTTCGGCATTTTTTATATGATGGTGAATATCGGGGCTTTCTTCGGGCCTCTTGTCACTTTGCTTTTTAAAGACACGTCGTCTTTGATCTTTTATGTATCGGCCGGGATTATTTCATTGAATTTTATCTTGTTGCTGTTCTATAAGGAGCCGGGACGTATAGAAAATACAAAAAGTACGGAACGTTTGTTCGAGACGTTTGCCGGCATATTCCGGAATATGGGTAGCATCCTGAAAGATGTGAAGTTCATTGTTTTCCTGCTGATTGTGGCTGGTTTCTGGACGATGTATAACCAGTTGTTTTTTACTCTGCCTGTGTTTATCTCACAATGGGTCGATACGAGTGTCTTGTATGATTTCTTCCAGGCTCATTTCCCTTTTATCAGCCATAACTACAGTCCGGCTTCCGGTGTTATGGACCCGGAGTTCGTGACAAACATAGATGCGCTTTACATCATTTTGTTTCAAGTGATGGTTTCGAGCGTTGTTATGAAAATGAAGCCTTTACGTTCCATGATGTCCGGTTTTTTGGTCTGTGCGGTCGGGATGTCGTTGACGCTTGCCTTCCAGAATGTGCTGTTTACGATGATTGCCATTCTGGTTTTCTCTTTAGGTGAAATGGCGGGATCGCCCAAAATTACGGAATATATCGGGCGGATCGCTCCGGTTGACAAGAAGGCTTTGTATATGGGATATTCCTTTATTCCTGTCTTTTTAGGAAATGTTTTGGCTGGTATTATCTCCGGATCGGTCTATCAGCAGATGTCGGATAAGGTGATGATCGTCCGGAAGTATGTGGAGGAAAAAGGCCTTTCGATCCCGGAAGGATTGTCGAATAATGCTTATTTTGATGAGGCTGCCAGGCAGTCCGGCATGAGCCCGCACGAATTGACCGATTTCTTGTGGAACACTTATCATCCTTCGCAAATCTGGATGGTCTTGATGGTGGTTGGTGTCGGAGCGGCTTTTGCTTTATTTGTGTATGACAGGGTGACTTCCCGTTCCGAAAGCTAA
- a CDS encoding DUF4251 domain-containing protein: protein MKRVLLLLAVLLFSAGTMMAQQDKAAEKAAKKAEKEAKKAAEAAEQMALFEQGVQALKEKDFVLEAERVEFKRGQFVYVTPSTNFVSMKGDRATIQLAFNGPVSGPNGIGGITVDGSASNIEMKTDKKGNVTFSMMVQGVAVSANVTIRMVKGTNKCTATVSPNFNSNRISFSGYLYPSDQSNVFKGRAI from the coding sequence ATGAAAAGAGTATTATTATTACTGGCTGTCCTGCTCTTTAGCGCAGGGACAATGATGGCCCAGCAGGATAAAGCTGCCGAGAAGGCCGCAAAAAAAGCAGAAAAAGAAGCAAAGAAAGCTGCCGAAGCAGCCGAGCAGATGGCTTTGTTCGAGCAAGGTGTACAAGCACTGAAAGAGAAAGATTTTGTATTGGAAGCTGAACGTGTCGAGTTCAAGCGTGGGCAATTCGTCTATGTGACTCCGAGCACGAACTTTGTTTCCATGAAAGGTGACCGAGCGACTATCCAACTGGCGTTTAACGGTCCTGTCTCCGGTCCGAACGGGATCGGAGGTATTACGGTTGACGGCAGTGCTTCGAATATAGAGATGAAAACAGACAAAAAAGGAAATGTTACATTCAGTATGATGGTACAAGGTGTTGCAGTCTCCGCCAATGTGACAATCCGTATGGTGAAAGGTACGAACAAATGTACGGCAACTGTGAGTCCGAACTTCAACAGCAATCGTATTTCGTTTAGTGGTTATCTGTATCCTTCGGATCAGTCCAATGTGTTTAAGGGACGTGCTATCTGA
- a CDS encoding ABC transporter ATP-binding protein has protein sequence MTNIAAIETKGLSIGYQLKGGKRKVVHDDLNLRLVSGEVTCLLGLNGAGKSTLLRTLCGFQPPLGGEIRLMEKPLSGYSQANFSLTVGVVLTEKTNAGGITVYELVSLGRHPYTGFFGQLKKQDREIIEQSLEAAGIAHKANNYVSELSDGERQKAMIAKALAQQCPIILLDEPTAFLDVTSRIETMVLLHRLAADGRKAILLSTHDLDLAIQMGDCLWLQEKGRPMACGAPEDLIMSGAFESFFGKEGIVFDPATGKLNTEAPTSPIGVEGDFLTSYWVGNALIRNGYRPSSVKEGQLNITCKSPHELVVAFPEGGREELRTVAELVSLISMRKSFYGHGNNVSRL, from the coding sequence ATGACAAACATAGCTGCAATAGAAACAAAAGGACTCAGCATCGGTTACCAGCTGAAAGGTGGAAAACGGAAAGTGGTCCATGACGATCTGAACCTGCGACTCGTCTCCGGCGAAGTCACCTGTTTGTTAGGTCTGAACGGAGCCGGCAAATCGACACTGCTCCGTACACTTTGCGGTTTCCAGCCTCCGCTTGGCGGGGAGATACGCTTGATGGAGAAACCGCTCTCCGGCTATTCGCAGGCGAACTTTTCCCTGACTGTCGGTGTTGTACTGACGGAAAAAACGAATGCAGGGGGAATCACCGTATATGAACTGGTCTCGCTGGGAAGGCATCCTTATACCGGTTTTTTCGGACAGTTGAAAAAACAGGACCGGGAGATTATCGAACAGTCGCTTGAAGCGGCCGGAATCGCTCATAAAGCCAATAACTATGTCTCGGAACTGAGCGACGGGGAACGGCAGAAAGCGATGATAGCCAAAGCGCTCGCCCAGCAGTGCCCGATTATCTTGTTGGATGAGCCGACGGCATTCTTGGATGTGACCAGCCGTATCGAGACAATGGTCTTGTTGCATCGCCTGGCTGCCGACGGGCGGAAAGCCATCCTGCTTTCCACCCATGACTTGGACTTGGCCATCCAAATGGGCGATTGTCTTTGGTTGCAGGAGAAAGGGCGCCCGATGGCTTGCGGGGCTCCCGAAGACCTGATTATGAGCGGAGCTTTCGAATCCTTTTTCGGAAAGGAAGGAATCGTCTTCGATCCGGCAACCGGAAAGCTGAATACGGAAGCCCCCACGTCACCCATTGGTGTGGAAGGTGACTTTCTAACTTCTTATTGGGTCGGAAATGCCCTGATCCGTAATGGCTACCGTCCTTCTTCCGTAAAAGAAGGGCAGTTGAATATCACTTGCAAGAGTCCGCATGAACTGGTGGTGGCTTTCCCTGAGGGAGGTAGGGAAGAGCTTCGGACAGTGGCGGAGCTTGTCTCTCTTATCAGCATGAGAAAAAGTTTTTATGGACATGGAAACAACGTTTCTCGCTTATGA
- the gltA gene encoding NADPH-dependent glutamate synthase, translating into MTTEELIAARRAEPWREALRKSKKNKERTDIPRVEMNELDAEYRSHTRLEEVNLGLTKEQAIQEAQRCLDCPNPTCMQGCPVSINIPTFVKNIERGEFLEAAKVLKETSALPAVCGRVCPQEKQCESKCIHLKMGKPAVAIGYLERFAADYERESGNISVPEVAEKNGIKIAVVGSGPAGLSFAGDMAKRGYDVTVFEALHEIGGVLKYGIPEFRLPNKIVDVEIEGLRKMGVKFLTNCIVGKTISYDDLHTDGFKGIFAASGAGLPNFMNIPGENLVGVMSSNEYLTRVNLMDAANPDSDTPVLQGKKVAVIGGGNTAMDSVRTARRLGAERAMIVYRRSEEEMPARLEEVKHAKEEGVEFMTLHNPVEYLGDERGRVKQMRLQKMELGEPDASGRRRPVPVEGAIETIDVDEVIVSVGVSPNPLIPRAFQGLEVSKKGTIVVNEENMRSALPDVYAGGDIVRGGATVILAMGDGRKAAAAMDEALKG; encoded by the coding sequence ATGACAACAGAAGAACTGATCGCTGCCCGTCGTGCCGAACCGTGGAGAGAAGCACTGCGTAAAAGCAAAAAAAATAAAGAACGCACGGATATTCCCCGTGTGGAAATGAATGAACTGGATGCGGAATACCGTAGCCATACCCGTCTTGAAGAGGTGAACCTCGGATTGACGAAAGAGCAGGCCATACAGGAGGCCCAGCGTTGTTTGGACTGTCCGAATCCGACTTGTATGCAAGGATGTCCGGTAAGTATCAATATCCCGACGTTTGTGAAGAACATCGAGCGGGGCGAGTTTCTGGAAGCGGCTAAAGTGCTGAAGGAAACAAGCGCGTTGCCGGCTGTTTGCGGTCGTGTATGTCCGCAGGAAAAGCAGTGCGAGAGCAAGTGTATTCATTTGAAGATGGGGAAACCGGCTGTCGCTATCGGTTACTTGGAACGTTTTGCCGCCGATTATGAACGGGAGAGTGGAAATATTTCCGTTCCGGAAGTAGCGGAGAAGAACGGCATTAAGATTGCCGTTGTCGGCTCAGGTCCCGCCGGCCTTTCGTTTGCCGGCGATATGGCAAAGCGCGGCTATGACGTGACGGTATTCGAAGCTTTGCACGAAATCGGTGGTGTGTTGAAATACGGTATTCCCGAATTCCGCCTGCCGAATAAGATTGTGGATGTAGAAATTGAAGGGCTGCGCAAGATGGGTGTGAAGTTCCTGACAAATTGTATTGTAGGTAAGACGATCAGCTATGACGACTTGCATACGGATGGTTTCAAGGGGATCTTCGCTGCCAGCGGCGCCGGGCTTCCTAACTTTATGAATATTCCGGGAGAGAACCTGGTCGGGGTGATGTCTTCCAACGAATACCTGACACGTGTCAATCTGATGGATGCTGCCAATCCGGATAGTGATACGCCTGTCTTGCAGGGTAAGAAAGTGGCTGTCATCGGTGGTGGCAATACGGCGATGGACTCGGTCCGTACAGCTCGCCGCTTGGGTGCCGAACGTGCCATGATCGTTTATCGCCGTAGTGAAGAAGAGATGCCCGCCCGATTGGAGGAGGTGAAACATGCCAAAGAAGAAGGTGTGGAGTTTATGACCTTGCATAATCCGGTCGAATATCTTGGTGACGAACGGGGCCGTGTCAAACAGATGCGCTTGCAGAAGATGGAGCTGGGTGAACCGGATGCTTCTGGACGTCGTCGTCCTGTACCAGTCGAAGGGGCGATCGAAACAATTGATGTGGATGAAGTGATTGTCAGCGTCGGTGTTTCTCCCAATCCGCTTATCCCGCGTGCTTTTCAAGGATTGGAAGTAAGCAAAAAGGGAACGATCGTGGTGAATGAAGAAAATATGCGCTCTGCCTTGCCTGATGTATATGCGGGTGGCGATATCGTCCGTGGTGGCGCAACCGTAATCCTGGCAATGGGTGACGGTCGTAAGGCTGCTGCTGCAATGGATGAAGCATTAAAGGGATAA
- a CDS encoding MATE family efflux transporter, which produces MANEITWRLEHEKIGRLLLHYAIPAVIGTMVNALYNIVDRIFIGQGVGPLAMAGLTLTFPILLFLQAFGMLIGAGAATRVSIYLGRRENEMAEKVLGNAFTLTFIITLATVVPCMIWMKDLLLAFGGSEQTIPYAQDYLNIVVPGTLLTSLSFGFNAVMRASGYPKKAMFTMLIGAITNVILDPIFIFWLDMGIKGAAIATIISMLLCTLFVMNHFVQKDSIVRFHKGTFKLEKHVVWNILTIGVSPFAMQLAGSLVVVIQNYALKQYGGDLALGANGIITSVGMLLVMLIIGIAQGMQPIVGFNFGAKKYERVQETLRLVIITATIIMGVGCFCSVAFPKLIARAFTNDPDLLDVTANGLRISLLVFVVVGSQISISQFFQSIGIAWKAMFLSLSRQVLFLIPAMLLFSRFWGLDGVWYAAPFSDFVAAVTAWLFLWYHVKNMKSKNSD; this is translated from the coding sequence ATGGCAAACGAAATAACATGGCGGCTGGAGCATGAGAAGATCGGCCGGTTGTTGTTGCATTATGCGATACCGGCAGTGATCGGTACAATGGTGAATGCTCTTTATAATATTGTCGACCGTATCTTTATCGGTCAGGGAGTCGGTCCGCTGGCAATGGCCGGATTGACGCTGACATTCCCTATTCTGTTGTTCCTCCAGGCGTTCGGAATGCTCATCGGGGCGGGGGCTGCGACACGTGTCTCCATCTATCTGGGACGAAGGGAGAATGAGATGGCGGAAAAGGTATTGGGGAATGCTTTCACCTTGACATTCATCATAACGCTTGCGACAGTAGTTCCCTGCATGATCTGGATGAAAGATTTATTACTGGCTTTCGGGGGAAGCGAACAGACCATCCCGTATGCACAGGACTATCTGAATATCGTGGTTCCGGGGACACTACTGACTTCCCTCAGCTTTGGCTTCAACGCTGTCATGCGTGCTTCCGGCTATCCGAAGAAAGCGATGTTTACCATGCTGATCGGGGCGATAACCAACGTGATACTCGATCCTATTTTCATTTTCTGGCTGGATATGGGGATCAAGGGGGCTGCCATCGCGACGATCATCTCGATGCTGCTCTGCACTCTTTTTGTCATGAACCATTTTGTCCAGAAAGACAGTATCGTCCGTTTTCATAAAGGGACGTTCAAGCTGGAAAAGCATGTGGTCTGGAATATCCTGACGATCGGCGTTTCGCCTTTTGCCATGCAGTTGGCGGGAAGTTTGGTGGTGGTGATCCAGAACTATGCGCTCAAGCAATACGGGGGCGACTTGGCACTGGGGGCAAACGGCATTATCACCAGCGTTGGGATGCTTTTGGTGATGCTGATTATCGGGATCGCGCAGGGGATGCAGCCGATTGTCGGCTTCAATTTCGGGGCAAAGAAATACGAGCGTGTCCAGGAAACGCTACGTCTGGTCATTATAACCGCTACCATTATCATGGGAGTCGGCTGCTTTTGTAGCGTGGCGTTTCCGAAACTGATCGCCCGTGCCTTTACGAACGATCCTGATTTGTTGGATGTGACGGCAAATGGCTTGCGGATCAGCTTGCTGGTGTTTGTGGTTGTCGGTTCGCAGATCTCGATCAGCCAGTTTTTCCAAAGTATCGGGATTGCCTGGAAAGCTATGTTTTTGAGTTTGAGCCGCCAAGTATTGTTCCTGATACCGGCGATGTTGCTGTTCTCCCGCTTTTGGGGGTTGGATGGTGTCTGGTATGCCGCTCCCTTCTCTGATTTTGTTGCGGCTGTAACTGCCTGGCTCTTTTTGTGGTATCATGTTAAAAACATGAAAAGTAAGAATTCGGATTGA
- a CDS encoding sulfide/dihydroorotate dehydrogenase-like FAD/NAD-binding protein gives MNKIVSKEHFSANVVKLEVEAPLIARSRKAGHFVIVKVGEKGERIPLTIAGADTTKGTITLVIQAVGGSSKKICELNAGDYITDLVGPLGQATHIEKVGTVVCAGGGVGVAPLLPIVEAFHKAGNRVIVVLAARTKDLVILEEQMRANSDEVIVMTDDGSYGTKGLVTNGVESVINREKVDLCVTIGPAIMMKFVSALTKKYEIPTVASLNTIMVDGTGMCGACRITVGGKTKFVCVDGPEFDAHQVDFDEMLMRLGAYKDIEKK, from the coding sequence ATGAATAAAATTGTAAGTAAAGAACATTTCTCTGCCAACGTAGTGAAACTGGAAGTGGAAGCACCTTTGATTGCCCGCTCCCGTAAGGCAGGCCACTTTGTTATCGTGAAGGTGGGTGAGAAGGGCGAACGTATTCCCCTGACCATTGCCGGAGCTGATACCACGAAAGGAACTATCACACTTGTGATCCAGGCTGTAGGCGGTTCGTCAAAGAAGATATGCGAACTGAATGCCGGCGACTATATTACCGATCTGGTCGGTCCGTTGGGGCAAGCTACCCATATCGAGAAAGTCGGTACGGTCGTATGTGCCGGAGGTGGTGTCGGTGTGGCTCCTTTATTACCGATTGTAGAGGCTTTCCACAAAGCGGGCAACCGTGTGATCGTAGTGCTGGCCGCCCGTACGAAGGACCTGGTTATCTTGGAAGAGCAGATGCGCGCCAATTCCGATGAGGTGATCGTGATGACAGACGATGGTTCTTACGGTACAAAAGGTTTGGTGACGAATGGCGTGGAAAGTGTGATCAACCGTGAAAAGGTGGATCTGTGTGTGACGATCGGTCCGGCTATCATGATGAAATTCGTCTCTGCCCTGACGAAGAAATACGAGATCCCGACAGTCGCCTCTCTGAATACGATTATGGTGGACGGGACCGGAATGTGCGGCGCTTGCCGTATTACGGTCGGAGGGAAAACGAAGTTCGTTTGTGTGGATGGACCGGAGTTCGACGCTCACCAGGTAGACTTCGATGAAATGTTGATGCGCCTCGGTGCTTATAAAGATATTGAAAAGAAATAA